A window from Cydia strobilella chromosome 9, ilCydStro3.1, whole genome shotgun sequence encodes these proteins:
- the LOC134743986 gene encoding uncharacterized protein LOC134743986, with protein CFIVLRGKRQLPEYTRWQSNLVTSKREFIVKVDDEVFNPTYSTPVVGINIQPGTKARERIIIGGAIVPPVPTSGVSGFDTTPIEYTRFVPPTTVRTTGDNDIIYPLIKEVQELVGRAIPFDHYISQGEWGRISGGGLNSNANMLAIILLMDFTGHVLPPFSSQKHSNRDESPPAGPHFITRTPALAQQFAPITPVAFYPRLTPLASPVTPSSVTKRILPFTPSRSPLSSVIDHMRTSLDVQDFNILHLQSEDAKELKAFLSPLARYEIQTDTKATRTNSPEFVTNFPTMTEETENIPTRQTTDLDMDAYHITLYNDDDSDVDDGKKKTEDLPDDDTQIDKRANGVVNEESDEEIDSLDIDLKYSNRRKEVTKSATSSIDSISSVTQKSPTIPIKSKTTNAVEAQRQSTCSLLNYRPLRFNTPQTLPEIVRQLKQWEVKSPIVKLIDITANNLTTMDNPIYMMIVDDPSSGQVASAKDIVMIVAGIQGRDHHAVSAAMYLLYQLIEHTDTQMDLLKKFRLWVIPVFNPDGYDYSMTFTQRREWKKNLQQSWEVCDGRRSCKACESYGFRCIVQPCYGVNLDRNFEYQWIPAEELRAEHPCGDLYAGPRQISERETRALTTFLHEQKMLISTFIAFKEGDVLGVMYPYSHTRKKRAFDVNYRRRASRAAAAAFGISGRPYVAGQTSEFLPLYAGGIEDWIDGHLGIDNTYTIMMFRATDSHNSKLMSEHIVHEAYAAMDTLLLENNVGPIEIKALSPSSTTQSGAENICSNLFILSAAILIFNS; from the exons TGTTTTATAGTATTACGCGGTAAAAGACAATTGCCAGAATACACAAGGTGGCAGTCGAATTTAGTGACGTCGAAGCGAGAGTTCATCGTTAAAGTAGATGACGAAGTCTTTAATCCAACTTATTCCACTCCTGTCGTCGGTATTAATATACAGCCAGGGACCAAGGCAAGGGAACGGATAATAATCGGAGGAGCCATTGTGCCGCCAGTGCCGACGTCTGGAGTGTCAGGATTTGATACAACACCCATTGAGTACACCCGGTTTGTTCCCCCGACTACTGTCAGGACAACAGGAGACAATGATATCATATATCCCCTAATAAAAGAAGTTCAAG AGCTAGTCGGTCGGGCTATCCCATTTGACCACTACATCAGTCAGGGTGAATGGGGCAGAATCAGCGGCGGAGGCCTTAACAGCAACGCAAATATGCTGGCC aTAATTTTGTTGATGGATTTTACAGGACACGTACTGCCACCATTTTCTTCGCAAAAACATTCTAACAGGGATGAAAGTCCTCCAGCTGGCCCACATTTCATTACTAGAACTCCAGCTCTTGCTCAACAGTTCGCGCCAATCACTCCTGTTGCTTTCTATCCAAGACTAACACCACTGGCATCACCGGTTACTCCATCTAGT GTAACAAAAAGGATCCTTCCATTTACTCCTTCACGATCTCCGCTTTCGTCGGTTATTGATCACATGCGAACAAGCTTGGACGTGcaagattttaatatattacatCTACAATCAGAAGATGCAAAAGAATTAAAAGCTTTTCTATCACCTTTAGCAAGGTATGAAATTCAAACTGATACAAAGGCGACTCGAACAAATTCACCAGAATTTGTTACCAATTTTCCCACTATGACTGAGGAAACAGAAAATATTCCCACACGGCAAACGACGGATCTCGATATGGACGCTTATCATATTACGTTGTATAACGATGATGATAGTGACGTTGATGACGGTAAAAAGAAAACAGAAGATTTACCAGATGATGACACACAAATAGATAAACGAGCAAATGGAGTTGTGAATGAGGAGTCGGATGAAGAAATTGACAGCCTTGATATTGATTTGAAATATAGTAATAGAAGAAAGGAGGTTACAAAGTCTGCAACAAGCTCTATTGACAGTATTTCTAGTGTCACTCAGAAATCGCCTACCATCCCAATAAAATCGAAAACAACAAATGCTGTAGAGGCCCAAAGGCAATCCACGTGCAGTTTGCTAAATTATAGGCCATTGAGATTTAATACGCCTCAAACACTTCCAGAG ATAGTACGGCAGTTAAAGCAATGGGAAGTGAAAAGCCCCATAGTAAAGTTGATTGACATAACCGCAAATAATTTAACTACCATGGATAATCCGATATACATGATGATAGTAGACGACCCAAGCAGCGGTCAGGTCGCATCAGCCAAAGACATCGTAATGATAGTTgcag GTATTCAAGGTCGGGACCACCATGCGGTGTCAGCAGCCATGTACCTCCTGTATCAGCTGATTGAGCATACTGACACTCAAATGGACTTGCTCAAAAAATTCAGACTTTGGGTCATTCCTGTGTTCAACCCGGATGGATATGACTACTCCATGACTTTTACGCAA CGTCGTGAATGGAAGAAGAATCTTCAACAATCTTGGGAGGTGTGCGATGGGCGAAGATCGTGCAAGGCTTGCGAGTCATATGGTTTTCGGTGCATCGTGCAGCCTTGTTATGGGGTGAATCTTGACCGCAACTTTGAATACCAATGGATACCAG CGGAGGAGCTTCGCGCAGAGCATCCATGCGGAGACCTTTACGCGGGGCCGCGACAAATCAGCGAGCGAGAGACACGCGCCCTCACCACCTTCCTGCATGAGCAGAAGATGCTTATATCCACGTTCATAGCCTTCAAGGAGGGCGACGTACTG GGAGTCATGTATCCTTACTCACACACGAGAAAGAAGCGTGCCTTCGATGTCAATTAT AGAAGGAGGGCGTCTCGGGCAGCTGCAGCTGCCTTCGGTATCAGCGGCCGTCCGTACGTCGCCGGGCAAACTTCAGAATTCCTAC CGCTGTACGCGGGCGGGATAGAAGACTGGATCGACGGCCACTTAGGCATTGACAATACCTACACCATCATGATGTTCCGAGCCACTGACTCCCACAACTCGAAACTAATGTCGGAA CACATCGTTCACGAAGCGTATGCCGCGATGGACACTCTACTGTTGGAGAACAATGTTGGACCAATCGAAATTAAAGCGCTCAGCCCGTCCTCCACTACCCAGTCAGGCGCCGAGAACATTTGCTCAAACCTATTCATTCTGTCTGCTGCAATACTCATCTTTAACAGTTGA
- the LOC134744173 gene encoding sodium-dependent nutrient amino acid transporter 1-like isoform X2: MSKEQDNAAFDAFPEGPPRVPPPPGPPPPGGPPGPPPGFKPPPPLEVNDEKKVDPEADVPQRATWGNQIEFLMSCIATSVGLGNVWRFPFVAYNNGGGAFLIPYIIVLFIIGKPMYYLECAMGQFSTRNSVKIWALSPAMKGTGYAQAMGTSLILSYYVSIIALCLYYLVFSFQATLPWAVCDETWTDVLCVPSGQTDVDVHVENGTSSAELFFLRTVIQQKDLAGGLGLPIWYLVLFLLLSWVIIFLIVARGVKSSGKAAYFLAIFPYIVMIILLISTCTLDGAGTGILFFLTPQWDKLIELNVWYAAVTQVFFSLSVCTGCMIMFSSYNGFRQNVYRDAMIVTTLDTFTSLLSGITIFGILGNLAYVLGRDVDDVVGDGGTGLAFISYPDAIAKTPLPQLFSVLFFLMMAVLGVGSAVAMLSAVNTVLLDTFPRVPTIIISACCCTVGFAVGLIYVTPGGQWVLELIDHFGGTFLILFTGIAEVVGIIWLYGLENVCLDIEFMLGLKTGVYWRWCWGILTPAMMIVVFIYALVNNNFGGDAFPDISISMGYVILFIGIVLVPLFIGVTMYKYRTGNFIKTIKVAFTKKPSWGPSDKATRQEWTLFKAEAKEARKKRTTNKVKHIGLSLIGAYRRGV, encoded by the exons ATG agcaAAGAGCAAGACAATGCCGCCTTCGACGCATTCCCAGAGGGTCCCCCTCGTGTCCCCCCGCCCCCAGGGCCGCCTCCCCCGGGGGGGCCTCCTGGGCCTCCACCGGGATTCAAACCACCACCACCTCTAGAAGTTAATGATGAAAAGAAA GTGGACCCAGAAGCGGATGTACCCCAACGAGCAACGTGGGGAAACCAGATCGAATTCCTCATGTCCTGTATAGCCACATCTGTGGGCCTCGGCAACGTGTGGCGGTTCCCCTTCGTGGCGTACAATAACGGCGGTGGCGCCTTCCTCATTCCTTACATTATAGTACTTTTCATAATTGGTAAACCCATGTATTACCTTGAATGTGCAATGGGCCAGTTTAGTACAAGAAATTCTGTGAAGATTTGGGCACTGTCGCCGGCAATGAAAG GAACGGGCTACGCACAGGCAATGGGCACGAGCCTCATCTTATCATACTACGTGTCGATCATCGCACTGTGCCTGTACTACCTGGTGTTCAGCTTCCAAGCGACCCTGCCGTGGGCGGTGTGCGACGAGACCTGGACCGACGTGCTGTGCGTGCCATCCGGCCAGACCGACGTTGACGTCCATGTTGAGAACGGCACGAGCAGTGCCGAGctattcttttt gagGACAGTGATTCAACAGAAGGACCTTGCTGGTGGTCTTG GCCTCCCGATCTGGTACTTAGTGCTGTTCCTGCTGTTATCCTGGGTGATCATCTTCTTGATCGTCGCACGAGGAGTCAAGAGCTCCGGCAAGGCCGCTTACTTCCTCGCCATCTTCCCCTACATCGTCATGATTATTCTGTTGATTAG TACCTGCACCTTGGATGGAGCCGGGACGGGAATTTTGTTCTTCTTGACTCCCCAGTGGGATAAACTCATAGAACTTAAT GTGTGGTACGCAGCCGTAACGCAGGTGTTCTTCTCTCTCTCCGTGTGCACGGGATGTATGATTATGTTCTCTTCATACAACGGCTTCAGACAAAACGTTTACAG AGACGCCATGATCGTTACAACCCTGGACACGTTCACGAGTCTGCTGTCCGGTATCACCATCTTCGGCATCCTGGGGAACCTGGCGTACGTGCTGGGCCGCGATGTGGACGATGTGGTTGGCGATGGCGGCACAGGCCTGGCGTTCATATCCTACCCTGACGCTATCGCAAAAACACCACTGCCTCAG TTGTTCTCCGTACTGTTCTTCCTGATGATGGCGGTGCTGGGCGTGGGCTCTGCCGTGGCCATGCTGTCGGCAGTCAACACGGTGCTGCTGGACACCTTCCCGCGTGTGCCCACCATCATCATATCGGCATGCTGCTGCACGGTCGGGTTCGCCGTCGGCCTCATCTACGTCACTCCT ggCGGTCAATGGGTATTGGAGCTTATAGATCACTTTGGTGGAACGTTCTTGATACTGTTCACTGGTATTGCTGAAGTCGTCGGAATTATCTGGCTGTACG GTCTAGAGAACGTGTGCCTGGACATCGAGTTCATGTTGGGCCTCAAGACCGGCGTCTACTGGCGCTGGTGTTGGGGCATCCTTACTCCTGCCATGATGATCGTGGTGTTCATATACGCCTTAGTTAATAATAATTTCGGCGGTGATGCCTTCCCGGATATTTCGATCT CAATGGGATATGTCATACTTTTCATCGGCATTGTACTGGTTCCCCTCTTCATCGGTGTAACAATGTACAAGTACAGAACTGGAAACTTTATCAAG ACAATCAAAGTAGCCTTTACTAAAAAGCCATCATGGGGTCCCAGCGACAAGGCCACGAGGCAGGAGTGGACCCTCTTCAAGGCGGAGGCCAAAGAGGCGAGGAAGAAACGCACCACGAACAAGGTCAAACACATAGGCCTCAGTTTAATAGGCGCCTACAGAAGAGGAGTTTAA
- the LOC134744173 gene encoding sodium-dependent nutrient amino acid transporter 1-like isoform X1, with protein sequence MVRSCICQTWCGVSMFVFCNKLQAKEQDNAAFDAFPEGPPRVPPPPGPPPPGGPPGPPPGFKPPPPLEVNDEKKVDPEADVPQRATWGNQIEFLMSCIATSVGLGNVWRFPFVAYNNGGGAFLIPYIIVLFIIGKPMYYLECAMGQFSTRNSVKIWALSPAMKGTGYAQAMGTSLILSYYVSIIALCLYYLVFSFQATLPWAVCDETWTDVLCVPSGQTDVDVHVENGTSSAELFFLRTVIQQKDLAGGLGLPIWYLVLFLLLSWVIIFLIVARGVKSSGKAAYFLAIFPYIVMIILLISTCTLDGAGTGILFFLTPQWDKLIELNVWYAAVTQVFFSLSVCTGCMIMFSSYNGFRQNVYRDAMIVTTLDTFTSLLSGITIFGILGNLAYVLGRDVDDVVGDGGTGLAFISYPDAIAKTPLPQLFSVLFFLMMAVLGVGSAVAMLSAVNTVLLDTFPRVPTIIISACCCTVGFAVGLIYVTPGGQWVLELIDHFGGTFLILFTGIAEVVGIIWLYGLENVCLDIEFMLGLKTGVYWRWCWGILTPAMMIVVFIYALVNNNFGGDAFPDISISMGYVILFIGIVLVPLFIGVTMYKYRTGNFIKTIKVAFTKKPSWGPSDKATRQEWTLFKAEAKEARKKRTTNKVKHIGLSLIGAYRRGV encoded by the exons ATGGTGAGAAGTTGTATATGTCAAACGTGGTGTGGTGTTTCCATGTTTGTGTTTTGCAACAAGTTGCAGGC caAAGAGCAAGACAATGCCGCCTTCGACGCATTCCCAGAGGGTCCCCCTCGTGTCCCCCCGCCCCCAGGGCCGCCTCCCCCGGGGGGGCCTCCTGGGCCTCCACCGGGATTCAAACCACCACCACCTCTAGAAGTTAATGATGAAAAGAAA GTGGACCCAGAAGCGGATGTACCCCAACGAGCAACGTGGGGAAACCAGATCGAATTCCTCATGTCCTGTATAGCCACATCTGTGGGCCTCGGCAACGTGTGGCGGTTCCCCTTCGTGGCGTACAATAACGGCGGTGGCGCCTTCCTCATTCCTTACATTATAGTACTTTTCATAATTGGTAAACCCATGTATTACCTTGAATGTGCAATGGGCCAGTTTAGTACAAGAAATTCTGTGAAGATTTGGGCACTGTCGCCGGCAATGAAAG GAACGGGCTACGCACAGGCAATGGGCACGAGCCTCATCTTATCATACTACGTGTCGATCATCGCACTGTGCCTGTACTACCTGGTGTTCAGCTTCCAAGCGACCCTGCCGTGGGCGGTGTGCGACGAGACCTGGACCGACGTGCTGTGCGTGCCATCCGGCCAGACCGACGTTGACGTCCATGTTGAGAACGGCACGAGCAGTGCCGAGctattcttttt gagGACAGTGATTCAACAGAAGGACCTTGCTGGTGGTCTTG GCCTCCCGATCTGGTACTTAGTGCTGTTCCTGCTGTTATCCTGGGTGATCATCTTCTTGATCGTCGCACGAGGAGTCAAGAGCTCCGGCAAGGCCGCTTACTTCCTCGCCATCTTCCCCTACATCGTCATGATTATTCTGTTGATTAG TACCTGCACCTTGGATGGAGCCGGGACGGGAATTTTGTTCTTCTTGACTCCCCAGTGGGATAAACTCATAGAACTTAAT GTGTGGTACGCAGCCGTAACGCAGGTGTTCTTCTCTCTCTCCGTGTGCACGGGATGTATGATTATGTTCTCTTCATACAACGGCTTCAGACAAAACGTTTACAG AGACGCCATGATCGTTACAACCCTGGACACGTTCACGAGTCTGCTGTCCGGTATCACCATCTTCGGCATCCTGGGGAACCTGGCGTACGTGCTGGGCCGCGATGTGGACGATGTGGTTGGCGATGGCGGCACAGGCCTGGCGTTCATATCCTACCCTGACGCTATCGCAAAAACACCACTGCCTCAG TTGTTCTCCGTACTGTTCTTCCTGATGATGGCGGTGCTGGGCGTGGGCTCTGCCGTGGCCATGCTGTCGGCAGTCAACACGGTGCTGCTGGACACCTTCCCGCGTGTGCCCACCATCATCATATCGGCATGCTGCTGCACGGTCGGGTTCGCCGTCGGCCTCATCTACGTCACTCCT ggCGGTCAATGGGTATTGGAGCTTATAGATCACTTTGGTGGAACGTTCTTGATACTGTTCACTGGTATTGCTGAAGTCGTCGGAATTATCTGGCTGTACG GTCTAGAGAACGTGTGCCTGGACATCGAGTTCATGTTGGGCCTCAAGACCGGCGTCTACTGGCGCTGGTGTTGGGGCATCCTTACTCCTGCCATGATGATCGTGGTGTTCATATACGCCTTAGTTAATAATAATTTCGGCGGTGATGCCTTCCCGGATATTTCGATCT CAATGGGATATGTCATACTTTTCATCGGCATTGTACTGGTTCCCCTCTTCATCGGTGTAACAATGTACAAGTACAGAACTGGAAACTTTATCAAG ACAATCAAAGTAGCCTTTACTAAAAAGCCATCATGGGGTCCCAGCGACAAGGCCACGAGGCAGGAGTGGACCCTCTTCAAGGCGGAGGCCAAAGAGGCGAGGAAGAAACGCACCACGAACAAGGTCAAACACATAGGCCTCAGTTTAATAGGCGCCTACAGAAGAGGAGTTTAA